The nucleotide sequence CGCACGAGTTGGTGGTGCCGAGGTCGATGCCGATGATCTTTGCCATGTTCTGTACTCCTGAAACCTGAAAAATATGTTGTTATGAACTTGTGGATAACCCGGGTCTATTCAAGGGAAGAAACGGGGTTTTCCTGTGGAATTCGTGTGGACGAGAGGGGAAGGGCGCAGCGGCTTACTTCGGGGCGCTGACGGTGACCAGCGCGGGGCGCAGCACGCGCTCGGCGATGGTGTAGCCCTTCTGCAGCACGCCCACCACGGTGTTCGGTTCCTGGTCGGCGGGCACCACCGAGATCGCCTGGTGCTGGTGCGGATCGAACTTGCTGCCGGGGGCCGGCGCGATCTCGATCACCTTGTTGCGCTCGAGCGCGCTCTTGAGCTGGCGCAGGGTGGCTTCGGCGCCTTCGCGGATCTGCTCGGGGGTGGCGTCCTTGATGGCGAGACCGGCCTCGAGGCTGTCGGTCACCGGCAGCAGGCTCTCGGCGAAGGCTTCGACCGCGAACTTGCGGGCCTTGGAAATTTCGTCGTCGGCGCGGCGGCGGGCGTTCTGCACATCGGCCTGCGCGCGCAGGTACTGGTCGGCCAGTTCGGCGTTCTTGGCCTGCAGGGCGGCGAGCTCGCCCTGGGCCGCGGCCAGTGCGTCCGCCTCGTTGGCGGCTTGCGCGGCCTCCAGCTCTTCAGGGCTGGGTTCGCCTTGCAGGGTTTGCGAATTCGGGGCGGATTGTTGCGGATCGGACATCTTTGAAGCGGATTGATCGATGGGCTGGAAACAAACGATTGCGGGCCAGTTGGGGCCCTCCGAAGGCTTTTCAAGCGAAAAAATGCGGCCAAAAGGGCCGCATGGGCATGAAAAAGGCCCTTCGCAGGGCCTTCGAGCCGAGGGCCCGCGCTCGATCAGTGGGTGTCGAGCAGCTCGACGTCGAACTTCAGCGTGGCGTTCGGCGGGATCACGCCGCCGGCGCCGCGGGCACCGTAGCCCAGCGAAGCCGGGATGATCAGCGTGCGCTGGCCGCCGATCTTCATGCCGGCCACGCCTTCGTCCCAGCCCTTGATGACCTGGCCGGCGCCGAGCGAGAAGGCGAACGGGTCGTTGCGGTCGCGGCTCGAGTCGAACTTGGCGCCCTGCACGCCGTCGTTGTAGAGCCAGCCGGTGTAGTGCACGTGCACGTGGTGGCCGGGCTTGGCTTCCGCGCCGTCGCCGACGACGGTGTCTTCGTATTGCAGGCCGGAGGGAGTGGTGGGCATGGTGAACGCTCCTTGCGTCGGTATGTTCGCGAGATGAAAGAAGGGCATCGATCCGGGGATCGAAGGCGCGGAGTTTACCGAGGCCGGAGGACGGCGCTTGCCGGACGGGGCGCCGCGGGGGTCAGTCCGCGCTTGGCGGCGGGGTCGGCGACGAAGGCGGGGAGGGCGGCGGCGAGGAGGGCGAGGGGGTGGAAGCAGTCGAAGGGGACGGCGGCGCGGGCGGTTGCGGCGCGGGCGCGGCCGGCGGCGCCGCGGCCGCGGGCAGCGCGGCGGCCGGTTGCGCCGCCGCCTTCTTGGCCTGGCCGAGCTGCCACTTGCTCGCGAAGGCCTGCAGGTCGGACAGCCGCTTGAGCAGGTCCTGGCCGCTGAGCGTGAGGCTGTAGCCGTCGCCGCCGTGGCTCACCACGCCGGCTTCGCGCAGTTCCTTGATCCGGGTGTTGAGGGTGTTGGGAGTGATGCCGCCGACGCTGTCCTGCAGCAGCCGGAAGGTCTGGGCATGGCCGTCGCGCAGGGCCCAGAGCACACGCAGCGCATAGCGGGCTTCGAGCAGCGCGAGCAACTGGCTGATGGCTGCGTTTTCCTTGGAACTCATCGTCATCATCTCCTCTGCGATCTGTGCTGCGCGGGAGGCCGGCTGGTGGGCAGTGCCTCGGCCTCGCTCTTTTTTGATGGTTGGCGGACCGCTGTCCGGCCTTCGCTCCGGCCGGGGACTATAGCTCAAATGATTACGATGCTACTAGTTTTATAGCTGTGGGCGTACGCTGCATGCGGCTCCAGAGACAAAGCGTCACATCTTCGAAAAATTCGCCATGGCTTCGCCCAGCCGGATGGCGCGCGTGGGCGCCCATTCGGAATTGAACGCCACCGCGGGCGCGGGGAACAGCATGACGACGGTCGAGCCGAGCAAGAAACGGCCCATCTCCTCGCCCTTGCGCAGTTCGATCCGACGGTCGTCGTAGCGCCATTCGCGCAGCTCGCCGCCGCGCGGCGGGTTGACCACGCCGTGCCACACGGTCGCCATGCTGCCGACGATGGTGGCGCCGACCAGCACCAGCACGAACGGGCCGTGGGCCGATTCGAAAACGCAGACCACGCGCTCGTTGCGCGCGAACAGCCCCGGCACGCCGCGCGCGGTGGTCGGGTTGACCGAGAACAGCTCGCCCGGCACGTGGATCATGCGCAGCAGCCGCCCGTCGCAGGGCATGTGGATGCGGTGGTAGTCGCGCGGACTCAGGTACAGCGTGGCGAAGCTGCCGTGCGCGAACTGCGCCGCGAGCGCCGCGTCGCCGCCCACGAGCGCCGTGGTGCTGTAGTTGTGGCCCTTGGCCTGGAAGATCTGGTCGCCCTCGATCGCACCGAACTGGCTGATCGCACCATCGACGGGACAGATCAGGTCGGTGTCGGCGAGCGGGCGCACGCCGGGCTTGAGCTCGC is from Variovorax paradoxus and encodes:
- the grpE gene encoding nucleotide exchange factor GrpE — translated: MSDPQQSAPNSQTLQGEPSPEELEAAQAANEADALAAAQGELAALQAKNAELADQYLRAQADVQNARRRADDEISKARKFAVEAFAESLLPVTDSLEAGLAIKDATPEQIREGAEATLRQLKSALERNKVIEIAPAPGSKFDPHQHQAISVVPADQEPNTVVGVLQKGYTIAERVLRPALVTVSAPK
- a CDS encoding helix-turn-helix transcriptional regulator; translation: MSSKENAAISQLLALLEARYALRVLWALRDGHAQTFRLLQDSVGGITPNTLNTRIKELREAGVVSHGGDGYSLTLSGQDLLKRLSDLQAFASKWQLGQAKKAAAQPAAALPAAAAPPAAPAPQPPAPPSPSTASTPSPSSPPPSPPSSPTPPPSAD
- the psd gene encoding phosphatidylserine decarboxylase (Phosphatidylserine decarboxylase is synthesized as a single chain precursor. Generation of the pyruvoyl active site from a Ser is coupled to cleavage of a Gly-Ser bond between the larger (beta) and smaller (alpha chains). It is an integral membrane protein.) yields the protein MSDRSAVLPQYLFPKQALTNFAGWVAGKERGAVTTWIIRRFVDKYGVDMNEALEPDIAHYKSFNQFFTRELKPGVRPLADTDLICPVDGAISQFGAIEGDQIFQAKGHNYSTTALVGGDAALAAQFAHGSFATLYLSPRDYHRIHMPCDGRLLRMIHVPGELFSVNPTTARGVPGLFARNERVVCVFESAHGPFVLVLVGATIVGSMATVWHGVVNPPRGGELREWRYDDRRIELRKGEEMGRFLLGSTVVMLFPAPAVAFNSEWAPTRAIRLGEAMANFSKM
- a CDS encoding FKBP-type peptidyl-prolyl cis-trans isomerase; the encoded protein is MPTTPSGLQYEDTVVGDGAEAKPGHHVHVHYTGWLYNDGVQGAKFDSSRDRNDPFAFSLGAGQVIKGWDEGVAGMKIGGQRTLIIPASLGYGARGAGGVIPPNATLKFDVELLDTH